A genomic stretch from Natronincola ferrireducens includes:
- a CDS encoding ABC transporter ATP-binding protein produces MKNILNVEKIEKYYGNKDNVTKAIDNISFRVDEGEFVGIMGPSGSGKTTLLNCISTIDNVTTGKITINDKDITRLKAKNLDKFRQNELGFIFQDFNLLDTLTAYENIALALTIKGEKSSEIDGKIKSVAKYLEIEQVLNQYPYQMSGGQKQRVASARAIVTEPSLILADEPTGALDSKSSRLLLERFESLNKDLNATILMVTHDAFTASYAHRILFIKDGQIFTEIIRGKDTRKEFFNKIIEVITLLGGDDNNVF; encoded by the coding sequence GTGAAAAACATATTAAATGTGGAGAAGATAGAAAAGTATTATGGTAATAAGGATAATGTAACTAAGGCTATTGATAACATAAGTTTTAGAGTAGATGAAGGTGAATTTGTTGGGATAATGGGACCCTCAGGTAGTGGAAAAACTACTTTGCTTAACTGTATATCAACAATTGATAATGTTACTACTGGCAAGATAACAATAAATGATAAGGATATTACAAGATTAAAGGCAAAAAACCTAGATAAGTTCAGACAAAATGAATTAGGGTTTATATTTCAAGACTTTAATCTTTTAGATACCTTAACAGCATATGAAAATATAGCTTTAGCTTTAACTATAAAGGGTGAGAAAAGCTCAGAAATTGACGGTAAAATAAAGTCTGTAGCTAAATATTTAGAAATAGAACAAGTATTAAATCAATATCCGTATCAAATGTCTGGTGGACAAAAGCAAAGAGTAGCATCAGCAAGAGCCATAGTAACAGAGCCATCCTTAATCTTAGCTGATGAACCAACTGGAGCTTTAGATTCTAAATCATCTAGGCTATTACTTGAAAGATTTGAAAGCTTAAATAAAGATTTAAATGCTACAATACTAATGGTTACACATGATGCCTTTACAGCAAGCTATGCTCACAGAATATTATTTATTAAAGATGGCCAGATATTTACAGAAATTATTAGAGGTAAGGATACAAGGAAAGAGTTTTTTAACAAAATTATTGAAGTTATAACTCTTCTTGGAGGTGATGACAACAATGTATTCTAA
- a CDS encoding ABC transporter permease — translation MTTMYSKIAVGNVKKSFKDYAIYFLTLTLAVCIFYSFNSIESQSAIIEMQKSGKQYTNMLIDILGYVSVFVSVILGSLILYANNFLIKKRKKELGIYMTLGMGKSKISRILVTETILVGVISLVSGLLIGIVVSQGLSVLTSKLFEVGMSEYSFIISTAAMGKTIFYFGIMFLLVIVFNTFVISKYKIIDLLIAGRKNEDIKFKNPIVYLIGFLLCVVSLTVAYKLILEVGLDVSNSKFLISIILGIIGTILFFFSLAGFILFITKRNKKIYFKDLNIFIVKQLNSKVNTNFLSMSIICLMLFFTIGILSTGISFKSSLEAGLEQATPFDASARNIVFGDEKAISILESLNNIGFKFDNNEKYTEYAIYKSEQTPLDMFGNGLSEKSKSELRKLRYNVDIVKLSEYNDILNIQNKKNVILRDDEALLLGNIGKVEPILKEFLNKNNSVKLGEKELVIKNKELITDNLSTDTFTSVFPTLVVNDKLVNDYNATEYVLNINYSDNNKEQSEEKYYKLFEDFRDGKINLENIGFVNGYTKIDIYNQNKGLTTTILFVGIYLGLVFLITSMAVLSLQQLSEASDSIDRYKAIKKIGASEDMIKKTIFTQTLVYFSLPILLALVHSIVGIKVANDFISMFNEANIVTSSIITSLILVLIYGGYFVATYSGYKNIVKNNI, via the coding sequence ATGACAACAATGTATTCTAAGATTGCAGTAGGAAATGTAAAAAAGAGCTTTAAGGATTATGCAATATATTTTTTAACACTTACATTAGCAGTATGTATATTCTATAGCTTTAACTCAATAGAATCTCAAAGTGCTATAATTGAAATGCAAAAATCAGGTAAACAATATACAAATATGTTAATTGATATTTTAGGTTATGTATCTGTATTTGTATCTGTAATACTAGGTAGTTTAATATTATATGCAAATAACTTTTTAATTAAAAAGCGCAAGAAAGAACTAGGAATTTATATGACCTTAGGAATGGGTAAGTCTAAGATTTCAAGAATATTAGTAACAGAGACAATTTTAGTAGGGGTTATATCATTAGTTAGTGGATTGTTAATAGGAATTGTAGTATCACAAGGTCTTTCAGTACTTACTTCAAAGCTATTTGAAGTTGGTATGAGTGAATATAGCTTTATAATTTCAACAGCAGCTATGGGAAAGACAATATTTTATTTTGGAATAATGTTTTTACTTGTTATAGTATTCAATACTTTTGTTATTTCAAAATATAAAATAATAGATTTATTGATAGCTGGTAGAAAAAATGAAGATATAAAATTTAAAAATCCAATAGTGTACTTAATAGGATTTTTATTGTGTGTAGTATCCCTTACAGTAGCATATAAATTAATATTAGAAGTAGGATTAGATGTAAGTAATAGTAAATTTTTAATTTCAATAATATTAGGTATAATTGGAACTATATTATTTTTCTTTAGTTTAGCAGGCTTTATATTATTTATAACAAAAAGAAATAAAAAAATATACTTTAAAGATTTAAATATATTTATAGTAAAACAGCTAAACAGTAAGGTAAATACAAACTTTTTATCTATGTCAATAATATGCTTAATGCTATTTTTTACAATTGGAATATTATCTACGGGTATAAGTTTTAAAAGTAGTCTTGAGGCAGGTTTAGAACAAGCCACACCTTTTGATGCTAGTGCAAGGAATATTGTATTTGGAGATGAAAAAGCAATTAGTATACTTGAAAGCTTAAACAATATTGGATTTAAATTTGATAATAACGAAAAATATACAGAGTATGCCATATACAAATCTGAACAAACACCTTTGGACATGTTCGGAAATGGTCTTAGCGAAAAAAGCAAGTCTGAGCTAAGAAAGCTACGCTATAATGTGGATATAGTAAAATTATCAGAGTATAATGATATATTAAATATACAGAACAAAAAAAATGTAATTTTGAGAGACGATGAAGCATTGTTATTAGGCAATATAGGTAAAGTTGAACCTATTTTAAAGGAATTTTTAAATAAAAATAATAGTGTTAAACTTGGAGAAAAAGAGCTTGTAATTAAAAATAAAGAGTTAATAACAGATAATCTCTCTACAGATACATTTACTAGTGTTTTTCCAACATTAGTGGTTAATGATAAGTTAGTAAATGATTATAATGCTACAGAGTATGTTTTAAATATAAATTATTCAGATAATAATAAAGAGCAGAGTGAAGAAAAGTATTATAAATTATTTGAAGATTTCAGAGATGGTAAAATTAATTTAGAAAATATTGGATTTGTTAATGGATATACAAAAATTGATATTTACAATCAAAATAAAGGTCTAACAACAACAATACTATTCGTTGGAATATATTTAGGGTTAGTTTTCTTAATTACTAGCATGGCAGTACTTTCACTTCAACAATTGTCAGAAGCTAGTGATAGTATTGATAGATATAAAGCTATTAAAAAAATTGGTGCTAGCGAAGATATGATAAAGAAAACAATCTTTACTCAGACTTTAGTATACTTCTCATTGCCAATTTTATTAGCATTAGTACATTCTATCGTTGGAATAAAGGTAGCAAATGATTTTATATCAATGTTTAATGAAGCTAACATAGTTACCAGTTCAATAATTACATCATTAATATTAGTACTAATTTATGGTGGTTACTTTGTTGCAACATATTCAGGGTATAAAAACATAGTTAAAAATAATATCTAG
- a CDS encoding response regulator transcription factor — protein MRKIIIIEDDKFIREELGSFLTKYGYNIVAPTDFDNIIEIIQKEKGDLILLDINLPVFDGYYICREIRKTSDVPIIIVTSRDSDMDELMSMNLGADDFITKPYNTQILLARISSILKRTYSNTVPQDILNYNDLSLNLSNASIQYNNKSLELTKNEVKILSYLIRNKGTIASRESLMEYLWKSDYFVDDSTLTVNISRLRNRLGEIGMDNPIQTKRGLGYIMP, from the coding sequence ATGAGAAAAATAATAATAATTGAAGATGATAAATTTATAAGAGAGGAGCTAGGAAGCTTTTTAACTAAATACGGATATAATATTGTAGCCCCAACAGATTTTGATAACATAATAGAGATAATACAAAAAGAAAAAGGAGATTTAATATTATTAGATATAAACTTACCAGTATTTGATGGTTATTATATTTGTAGAGAAATTAGAAAAACATCCGATGTTCCTATAATAATAGTTACAAGTAGAGATAGCGATATGGATGAGCTTATGAGTATGAATTTAGGTGCTGATGATTTTATTACAAAGCCTTATAATACTCAAATCTTATTAGCACGAATATCCTCTATATTGAAAAGAACATATAGTAATACAGTGCCTCAAGATATTTTAAATTATAATGACTTAAGCTTAAACCTTTCAAATGCATCAATACAATACAATAATAAATCTTTAGAGTTAACAAAAAATGAAGTTAAAATTCTTTCTTATTTAATAAGAAATAAAGGTACTATTGCTTCAAGAGAGTCATTAATGGAGTATTTATGGAAGTCCGATTATTTTGTAGATGATAGCACTTTAACAGTTAATATATCTAGGCTTAGAAATAGATTAGGAGAAATAGGTATGGATAATCCAATACAAACTAAAAGAGGATTAGGGTATATTATGCCATGA
- a CDS encoding sensor histidine kinase, producing MSIIEFLKDKLLFLAINLVLFIVVAITMAITNVDLVIIFMVFCIWFIPLILYIVLDMMRHKKYYDEIYRIIEELDKKYLLPEVLNEPNFIQGKILNKVLKEIARDMHENVKYYKDIQHEYREYIETWVHEIKTPIASAKLLVENNSNDITKKIDIQLDRIDGFVEQALYYSKSDNVSKDYIIKEFTLSNVINAVIKRNYRDFINKRIKLDLKDIDHKVYTDAKWVEFIINQIIVNSIKYSKENDARISIYSQQKENSIILTIEDNGVGISGKDINRVFEKGFTGENGRRFGKSTGIGLYLCKNLCRKLGLEIHLKSEIGIGTSVTIIFPCSRYDKLL from the coding sequence ATGAGTATAATAGAGTTTTTAAAAGATAAGCTATTATTTTTGGCTATTAACTTAGTGCTATTTATTGTAGTAGCCATAACAATGGCTATTACAAATGTAGATCTTGTAATTATCTTTATGGTATTTTGTATTTGGTTTATTCCTTTAATATTATACATAGTTTTGGATATGATGAGGCATAAGAAATATTATGATGAAATTTATAGGATTATAGAGGAATTAGATAAAAAATATCTATTGCCAGAAGTACTTAATGAACCTAACTTTATTCAAGGGAAAATACTTAATAAAGTGTTAAAGGAAATTGCTAGAGATATGCATGAAAATGTTAAGTATTATAAGGATATACAGCATGAATATAGAGAGTATATAGAAACTTGGGTTCATGAAATAAAGACTCCAATAGCTTCTGCAAAATTACTAGTTGAAAACAATTCAAATGATATAACCAAGAAGATTGATATACAGTTAGATAGGATTGACGGATTTGTTGAACAAGCTTTATATTACAGTAAAAGTGATAATGTTAGTAAGGATTATATAATAAAAGAATTTACATTAAGTAACGTAATTAATGCTGTAATTAAAAGAAATTATAGAGATTTTATAAATAAAAGAATTAAGTTAGATTTAAAAGATATTGATCATAAAGTTTATACTGATGCAAAATGGGTTGAATTTATTATAAATCAAATAATAGTTAATTCTATAAAATACTCAAAAGAAAATGATGCTCGAATAAGTATTTATAGTCAACAAAAAGAAAACTCAATTATATTAACCATAGAGGATAATGGTGTTGGGATTAGTGGTAAGGATATTAACAGAGTGTTTGAAAAGGGTTTTACTGGAGAAAATGGTAGGAGGTTTGGAAAAAGTACAGGAATTGGTCTTTATTTATGTAAAAATCTTTGTAGGAAGTTAGGGTTGGAAATACATTTAAAATCAGAGATAGGAATAGGTACAAGTGTAACAATTATATTCCCATGCAGCAGATATGATAAATTATTGTAG
- the ytxJ gene encoding bacillithiol system redox-active protein YtxJ — translation MARRLKKIMTLDDLDKFIKRSNKKPVFIFKHDEVVSESEEAYQQYLQFVEESEEDVLFTMVDVRECVEISEEIEEKLEISHEVPQLMLIMDEEVVWDDQKNNITFDNLIEVVDEYISI, via the coding sequence ATGGCAAGACGATTAAAAAAAATTATGACGTTAGATGATTTAGATAAGTTTATTAAAAGATCCAACAAAAAACCAGTTTTTATTTTTAAGCATGATGAAGTAGTATCTGAAAGTGAAGAAGCTTATCAACAATATCTACAATTTGTTGAGGAAAGTGAAGAAGATGTACTTTTTACAATGGTAGATGTTAGAGAATGTGTGGAAATATCAGAAGAGATAGAAGAGAAACTAGAAATAAGCCATGAAGTTCCCCAGCTTATGTTAATTATGGATGAAGAAGTTGTATGGGACGACCAAAAAAACAACATAACCTTTGATAATTTAATTGAAGTAGTAGATGAATATATTTCAATTTGA
- the lepB gene encoding signal peptidase I, which yields MKKEILEWIKTIVLSLVIALIITTFIKPTIVKNYSMIPTLDENNFLIVNRLLYKQGTPQRGDIIVFKSPLKTASGKDKLLIKRVIALPGEEIIITDGKVYINEEILEEPYLIDTYTEGNIDMVIPQGAIFTMGDNRMYSLDSRDNSLGLVHMEDIIGKAFLRLYPFNKIGFLK from the coding sequence ATGAAGAAGGAAATCCTAGAGTGGATTAAGACCATTGTACTATCATTAGTCATTGCATTAATTATAACAACCTTTATAAAGCCAACAATTGTAAAGAATTACTCCATGATACCCACATTAGACGAAAATAACTTTTTAATTGTAAATCGTCTATTATATAAGCAAGGCACACCACAGCGGGGAGATATTATTGTATTTAAATCTCCTTTAAAGACAGCCAGTGGAAAGGATAAGTTATTAATAAAGAGAGTTATTGCACTACCAGGAGAAGAAATTATAATTACTGATGGGAAAGTATATATTAATGAAGAAATTTTAGAGGAACCTTATTTAATAGATACCTACACAGAAGGTAATATAGATATGGTGATTCCACAAGGCGCCATATTTACTATGGGGGACAATAGAATGTACAGCTTAGACAGTAGGGATAATTCATTGGGCTTAGTACATATGGAGGATATTATTGGGAAGGCATTTTTAAGGTTATACCCATTCAATAAAATAGGTTTTCTAAAATAA
- a CDS encoding CBS domain-containing protein, translated as MKVRDIMTNHVSAVNTNATIDEIAKKMKELNVGSIPICDNQNHVVGIVTDRDIVVRGIVDGLQASDNVESIMSKELIYVSPEQHAHEAARLMAQNQIRRLPVIENGELVGLVSIGDLAVRNIYVDDAGKALSDISLPSRPMM; from the coding sequence ATGAAGGTAAGAGATATTATGACAAATCATGTTTCAGCTGTCAATACAAATGCAACAATTGATGAAATAGCAAAAAAAATGAAGGAGCTTAATGTAGGCTCTATACCCATCTGTGATAACCAAAATCATGTGGTAGGAATTGTTACCGATAGAGATATTGTAGTAAGAGGAATCGTTGATGGGCTTCAGGCCTCGGATAATGTAGAAAGTATTATGTCAAAGGAATTGATTTACGTTTCTCCTGAGCAGCATGCCCATGAAGCAGCAAGATTAATGGCACAAAATCAAATTAGAAGACTACCAGTTATTGAAAATGGTGAACTTGTAGGACTGGTATCTATAGGGGATTTGGCTGTAAGAAATATTTATGTAGATGATGCAGGTAAGGCTTTAAGTGATATTTCATTACCAAGTCGACCTATGATGTAA
- a CDS encoding nucleoside kinase has product MGNKKMESMIAITINNEGPYKYQQGVSLEELAKDFQPNTRYLIVAALIDNQLKELKHTLDEDCEVKFIDISSSIGSRIYQRSLSFVFIRACMELYSGCKVSVEHSISKGLYCEVHYKRPIDPQDTARIKERMQEIIEEDVRFEKNRVPVDEAKDIFRDYGQIGKVRLLKYREKPYINIYQCGWLKNYFYGYMVPSTGYLKEFNLHYYSPGIILQYPRYEDGGEIPAFEEHSKLFKIFRESEKWGEILEIDYVASLNDLIVTQREGEFIRIAEALHEKKIAELADGIAENIHEKRVVLIAGPSSSGKTTFAQRLMIQLKVNGIKPVAISLDDYFVNREDTPLDEKGQYDFEALHAIDLKLFNEDLEKILRGEEVEVPTFNFHTGKREYKGHKIKIKPDQPIILEGIHGLNDELTSSIPRRNKYKIYISALTQLNVDEHNRIPTTDTRLIRRIVRDSKYRSKNAEETLSMWNSVRQGEEKNIFPFQEGADAIFNSALFYELSVLKKYVEPLLRQVDSTSPYYSEAKRLMKFLSYFVALENEEDIPKTSILREFISGSSFHSDEKLED; this is encoded by the coding sequence ATGGGTAATAAAAAAATGGAAAGCATGATAGCAATTACCATTAACAATGAAGGACCATATAAATATCAACAAGGCGTATCATTAGAAGAACTGGCAAAGGATTTTCAACCTAATACCAGGTACTTAATTGTTGCAGCATTAATAGATAATCAATTAAAAGAACTCAAACATACATTAGACGAAGATTGCGAAGTAAAATTTATTGATATATCATCTTCTATTGGTTCTAGAATTTATCAAAGGAGTTTATCCTTTGTATTTATTAGGGCTTGTATGGAGCTTTATTCAGGGTGTAAAGTTTCTGTGGAACATTCTATTAGCAAAGGATTATACTGTGAAGTTCATTATAAAAGACCAATTGATCCACAGGATACAGCAAGAATTAAGGAAAGAATGCAGGAGATTATTGAAGAGGATGTGCGTTTTGAAAAAAACAGGGTACCTGTAGATGAAGCAAAGGATATTTTTAGAGATTATGGACAAATTGGAAAGGTACGATTGTTAAAATATCGTGAAAAACCCTATATCAACATCTATCAATGTGGATGGCTAAAAAATTATTTTTATGGCTATATGGTACCTTCAACAGGATATTTAAAGGAATTTAATTTGCATTATTATTCTCCTGGAATTATTCTACAGTATCCAAGATATGAAGATGGTGGAGAAATTCCAGCTTTTGAAGAACATTCAAAGCTATTTAAAATTTTCAGAGAATCGGAAAAATGGGGAGAAATTCTAGAAATTGATTATGTTGCCTCCTTGAATGACTTAATCGTTACCCAAAGGGAAGGGGAATTCATTAGAATTGCAGAAGCCCTCCATGAAAAAAAGATTGCTGAACTGGCGGACGGTATTGCAGAGAATATCCATGAAAAACGTGTAGTACTTATTGCTGGACCTTCATCCTCCGGAAAAACCACCTTTGCTCAAAGATTGATGATCCAATTGAAGGTAAATGGTATCAAACCAGTGGCTATTTCCTTAGATGATTACTTTGTTAACAGGGAAGATACCCCCCTAGATGAAAAAGGTCAGTATGATTTTGAAGCTTTGCATGCCATTGATTTAAAGCTTTTTAATGAGGACTTGGAAAAAATCTTAAGGGGAGAGGAAGTAGAAGTCCCTACCTTTAATTTTCATACGGGGAAAAGAGAATACAAAGGTCATAAAATCAAAATAAAACCAGATCAACCAATTATACTGGAGGGAATCCATGGTTTAAATGATGAATTAACCTCTTCTATTCCAAGAAGAAATAAATATAAAATTTACATCAGCGCTTTAACTCAGCTAAATGTAGATGAACACAATAGAATTCCAACTACTGATACAAGGCTTATTAGAAGAATTGTCAGGGATAGCAAATATCGCTCTAAAAATGCAGAAGAAACATTATCTATGTGGAACTCTGTTCGACAGGGGGAGGAAAAAAATATTTTTCCCTTTCAAGAAGGAGCAGATGCTATATTTAATTCAGCCCTCTTTTATGAACTAAGCGTACTAAAAAAATATGTGGAACCTTTGTTAAGGCAAGTGGATAGCACAAGTCCTTATTATTCTGAAGCAAAACGATTGATGAAATTTCTAAGCTATTTTGTTGCTTTAGAAAATGAAGAGGATATACCTAAAACATCGATTTTAAGAGAATTTATAAGCGGCAGCAGCTTTCATAGTGATGAGAAGCTGGAGGATTAA
- a CDS encoding DUF456 domain-containing protein codes for MENTYMVVSFALIILGVVGIFMPIIPGPILVLLGITIYGFATEFAVVSLYWIVLFAIMTLITITADYLASFITAKRFQVSIWGMIGMFVGGFAGLAIMNVIGLIVGQVAGLVLGELLAGKEFIEALKAGSAGVIGYLTSLVVKVIVTAVMVGMFLYLIL; via the coding sequence ATGGAAAACACATATATGGTGGTTAGCTTTGCATTGATTATACTAGGTGTTGTAGGAATTTTCATGCCAATTATACCGGGGCCAATTTTAGTATTGTTAGGAATCACAATCTATGGCTTTGCTACGGAATTTGCTGTAGTCTCCCTTTATTGGATTGTATTATTTGCTATTATGACCTTGATCACCATAACCGCTGACTACTTAGCCTCCTTTATTACTGCCAAAAGATTCCAGGTATCTATTTGGGGAATGATAGGTATGTTTGTTGGAGGGTTTGCAGGACTGGCTATTATGAATGTTATAGGACTCATAGTTGGGCAAGTAGCAGGTCTAGTTTTGGGAGAACTGCTGGCAGGGAAGGAATTCATAGAAGCCCTAAAGGCAGGAAGTGCGGGGGTTATCGGATATCTAACAAGTCTTGTTGTAAAAGTAATAGTGACAGCAGTCATGGTAGGGATGTTTCTTTATTTAATTCTTTAG
- a CDS encoding DMT family transporter, producing MEENQRIKKVYFLLCIAVVSVSFSVIFIRNTSAPSNIIAMYRMLITFLLFVPAVLMKGKEELKKIESRDFALCCLSGGFLALHFITWITSLQYTTVASSTVLVGLQPIFTATIGYIIFREKLSKKSMTGMILAIIGSSIMGIFDFQTGGDHLYGDMLALLGGFFGALYIIIGRGVRKKVSTLTYGFIVYGICTLLLVIINLLLKLPLTGYSYRDYGLFLGMAIVCTIGGHTIFNWSLKYIEANKVSTAMLGEPIGATTLAMLLLKEVPTPWQIVSGSLILTGLYIFMSNAVKEHRLKIPASGDIPNQG from the coding sequence ATGGAGGAAAATCAAAGGATAAAAAAGGTATATTTTCTGTTGTGTATAGCCGTAGTTAGTGTTTCCTTCTCAGTAATATTTATTCGAAATACATCAGCACCTTCTAACATTATTGCTATGTATAGAATGTTAATTACCTTTTTATTATTTGTTCCTGCTGTCCTTATGAAGGGTAAGGAGGAACTGAAAAAAATTGAATCAAGGGATTTTGCTCTATGTTGTTTAAGTGGAGGATTTTTAGCCCTACATTTTATTACATGGATTACTTCCCTACAGTATACAACAGTAGCATCCTCCACAGTGCTGGTAGGATTACAGCCCATCTTCACTGCCACCATCGGCTATATAATCTTCCGTGAGAAATTAAGCAAAAAAAGTATGACAGGAATGATATTAGCCATTATAGGTAGCAGTATTATGGGAATTTTTGATTTCCAGACAGGGGGGGATCACCTATACGGGGATATGTTGGCCCTTTTAGGAGGATTTTTTGGAGCCCTCTATATTATTATAGGTAGAGGAGTAAGAAAAAAAGTATCTACATTAACCTATGGGTTTATTGTTTATGGAATTTGCACCCTCCTTCTAGTGATCATCAATCTTCTTTTGAAGCTACCTTTAACAGGCTACAGCTATAGAGATTATGGTCTGTTTCTGGGGATGGCCATTGTCTGTACCATAGGAGGCCATACGATTTTTAATTGGTCTTTAAAATACATTGAAGCCAACAAGGTATCCACAGCAATGCTAGGGGAGCCTATAGGGGCAACAACTTTAGCTATGCTACTGTTAAAAGAAGTACCTACACCTTGGCAGATTGTTAGCGGAAGTTTAATTTTAACAGGATTGTATATTTTTATGAGCAATGCTGTTAAGGAACATAGGCTTAAAATACCCGCCTCTGGGGATATACCAAACCAGGGATAA
- the lepB gene encoding signal peptidase I, giving the protein MKKIRFKNDLFKTIIIILILVIVIDLLIFSIAVVVGPSMWPTLSDSDQLVFVKLPYFRNNPKRGDIIIFSPPKESGRDDLFVKRVVAIENDKYSIIDGVLYIDGRKIAEDYICDEEYINRSYPVTKGIVPENMVFVMGDNRNNSNDSRRFCCIKKQQIEGRVILRIWPLNSIKIFKEPYL; this is encoded by the coding sequence ATGAAGAAAATCAGATTTAAGAATGATTTATTCAAAACCATAATTATAATACTAATCCTAGTTATCGTAATAGATTTATTGATTTTTAGTATCGCTGTTGTAGTAGGCCCCTCCATGTGGCCTACACTGTCTGATTCTGATCAATTAGTTTTTGTGAAGCTTCCCTATTTCCGTAACAATCCGAAAAGAGGAGATATTATTATTTTTTCTCCTCCAAAGGAGAGTGGAAGAGATGATCTATTTGTAAAAAGAGTAGTGGCTATAGAAAATGATAAATACTCTATCATAGATGGAGTTTTGTATATAGATGGAAGAAAGATTGCAGAAGATTATATTTGTGATGAAGAGTATATCAACAGGAGTTATCCTGTAACAAAAGGCATTGTACCAGAGAATATGGTTTTTGTTATGGGGGATAATAGAAATAACAGCAATGATAGCAGAAGATTCTGCTGTATTAAAAAGCAACAAATTGAGGGACGGGTGATCCTAAGAATATGGCCCCTCAATTCAATAAAAATCTTTAAAGAACCCTATTTATAG
- the queG gene encoding tRNA epoxyqueuosine(34) reductase QueG produces MGLKDRIIQYAKLIDVDLIGFTNAEAFEDIRDILEKRKQAGHLSGFEEEDIELRINPKKTMENAKSIIVIGVSYYLDDEKLQGKKIPKFYGELARTAWGRDYHYVLKEKLERIGDFIKEEREDFQYKSFVDTGPLVDRHVAYRAGLGWYGYNSLLINETYGSWFFIGYMINNLAFQEDKPLENKSCLRCNLCIKHCPKGAIEKPYGFNAQHCISNLLQQKENIDEKDRKLLGKNLYGCDICQGVCPHNRKVKQGSQNHFVPKDLFVKPDLVELLNMSNKRFRETYGETSAGWRGKKILQRNAIVAIVNHGDKEGIAYLLPLLKDPRPEIRKYALWGIYKLDPEGAYEILKQAKEYEKDGF; encoded by the coding sequence ATGGGACTAAAGGATAGGATTATTCAATATGCTAAGCTTATTGATGTTGATCTCATAGGATTTACCAATGCTGAAGCCTTTGAGGATATTCGGGATATTTTAGAGAAGAGAAAACAGGCTGGGCATCTTTCGGGTTTTGAAGAAGAAGACATAGAATTAAGGATAAATCCTAAAAAAACTATGGAAAATGCTAAATCTATTATCGTCATAGGAGTTTCCTATTATTTAGATGATGAAAAGCTACAGGGGAAAAAAATTCCTAAGTTCTATGGGGAATTAGCTAGAACGGCATGGGGAAGGGATTATCACTATGTTCTTAAGGAAAAGCTAGAGAGGATCGGGGATTTCATAAAAGAAGAAAGAGAAGACTTTCAATATAAAAGCTTTGTAGACACTGGTCCACTAGTGGATCGACATGTGGCCTATCGAGCTGGGCTAGGATGGTATGGCTATAATTCTCTTTTAATTAATGAAACCTATGGTTCATGGTTTTTTATTGGTTATATGATAAACAATCTAGCCTTTCAGGAGGACAAACCTCTGGAAAATAAAAGCTGTTTGAGATGCAACTTATGTATTAAACATTGCCCTAAGGGAGCTATTGAAAAACCTTATGGATTTAATGCCCAACACTGTATTTCTAACTTATTACAGCAAAAGGAAAATATCGATGAAAAGGATAGAAAATTATTAGGGAAAAATCTTTATGGCTGTGATATTTGTCAGGGAGTTTGTCCCCACAATAGAAAAGTTAAACAAGGATCACAAAATCATTTTGTGCCTAAAGATTTGTTTGTAAAACCAGATTTAGTAGAATTATTGAATATGTCTAATAAAAGGTTTAGAGAAACCTATGGTGAAACCTCAGCGGGATGGCGGGGGAAGAAGATTCTTCAAAGAAACGCAATTGTGGCTATAGTAAACCATGGGGATAAAGAAGGGATTGCTTATCTTTTACCCCTTCTGAAGGACCCTAGGCCAGAGATTAGAAAATATGCTTTATGGGGAATTTATAAGCTAGATCCTGAAGGAGCTTATGAAATATTAAAGCAAGCTAAAGAATATGAAAAAGATGGTTTCTAA